From the candidate division KSB1 bacterium genome, one window contains:
- a CDS encoding ADP-ribosylation factor-like protein, translated as MFVNWAFQEINLKIVYYGPGLSGKTTNLEYIYHKIDPSLRGELITLKTREERTLYFDFLQLEVGRIKGMKPKFNLYTIPGQVYYAYSRKIILRGVDGIVFVADSQPDRMTENLDALMDLEQNLIEDGMTLEDFPWVLQYNKRDLPRALPLAEMNAKLNFHRVPAIEAVASRGQGVLETLKLAIQGVVSHTQKVI; from the coding sequence ATGTTCGTCAATTGGGCATTTCAAGAAATCAATCTCAAGATTGTTTATTACGGCCCCGGCCTGAGCGGCAAGACCACCAATCTCGAGTACATCTACCACAAGATCGATCCCTCCCTGCGCGGCGAGCTGATCACTCTGAAGACGCGGGAAGAGCGCACGCTGTATTTCGACTTCCTGCAGCTCGAAGTGGGCCGTATCAAGGGCATGAAGCCCAAATTCAACCTCTACACCATTCCCGGCCAGGTGTACTACGCCTACAGCCGCAAAATCATTCTGCGCGGTGTCGATGGCATTGTGTTCGTTGCCGATTCCCAACCCGACCGCATGACGGAAAATCTCGATGCGTTGATGGACCTCGAACAGAACCTCATCGAAGACGGCATGACCCTCGAGGATTTTCCCTGGGTGTTGCAATACAACAAACGCGATTTGCCCCGCGCCCTGCCGCTCGCCGAGATGAATGCCAAATTGAACTTTCACCGCGTGCCGGCGATCGAAGCCGTGGCCTCACGCGGCCAGGGCGTGCTGGAAACGCTCAAGCTGGCGATTCAGGGGGTCGTCAGTCACACCCAGAAAGTGATCTGA